CCATGAGGCGTGCCGCAAACGCCAGCGAAAACCGCTCATCCTCAGTCAGTGCCCTCTCTATCACCTTAACAACAGATGGATCCTGCCATGAGAGACATCACATTTTATTATCGTATAATACAGATGTCTACATAAAGATGTGCATTAGAAAAGCAGGCATGGTTTGATCGAGAAATGGAACTATGAGGATATCTGTCTAATTAGCGTAAAAATAGGCAGGTTGTATACCTTTATCTGCAATTGGCTGGGAGCAGGACGAATCCGGGCGATGTCACCGACTCTGATCACATTGTTGACGTTTCCGTGTTCATCTGTCTCTGACGGCAACAAACTCGAGTGCCTCCAATTACCCCCAACTATGAACTTGTAGTAGTACCTGAACCAGTATGGGTTAGTTACTTGTGGATAACTCTAAAGTATCACAGGAAAATTGATCATAAGTTGAACCAAGATAGAAAGATGGCATCTCTCTGCAATATTCTCATATAATACCAACTCCAAGGCACTGATGAATCTCGTTACTGATTTTTTTTTTCAGAATCTTATAATCGGCAGCTTACTTTCCATGTCGAAGTCGAACCTCAGCTTCATATCTGGATCCGCCCTTGTGGTTACACTTTAATTTGTCTTTCCAGTTACTTGTAAAATCCCCCACCAATTCCACGTCCTCACCCTGGAGAAAATGCATAACATTCAATTCCGTCAGGTTAGTGATTATCAAGAGGAAGATAGAAATTAACCCAATAATTTCACACCAAAAGCACTGCTCAATGATACATTCCGGATACTTTTTTTAGGGAACATTCTGGATACATTCTGTCATGAACGAACTTACCTCCCGACCATTGTTCCAAACAAAGCACACTGAATGTGTAGGAGTGCCATCATGTCTTCCATTTTCAACTAATGCAATGAGATCCCAAGTTGCCCAAACAATTGCAGCTCTGTGTATTCAAATGAAACTTTAAGCTCCCAAAACAATAGCCACAATAACTAAGACAGTGGAAATAAGAACCAGACAGCTCTTATTTGTTGAGTTAATTCCCTAAAATTAAGAAAACTATGTCATATAAAACTACCTGTCAGGTCTACATGAATGCAACCCAGTGATGAACTTGTGAGCAATATGAAGAGGTGTATCTTGAACCCAATGTAGATATGCAATCACACATGCTGGTGATCTATCATATCCAGTGGTACAAGTCACATATATACGGTAGTTCTTCCTTATTAGGCGCAAAAGAAGACCAACACAAAAAGGAAGCTTCTTTCTCAGGTCCATGGAATCAACCTCTCTGAAAACAATAAAAATAGAGGGCATCTATAGTTCAATGAAAATCAGATTCCATAGGAAGTGCCAACTATATAGCAGCGATGTTTATTTCCTAAACAGGAAAGTGCAACAGTTATCAAACAGAAGGGATACTGTAGAGATAATGCTGAACATTACATCCTATACTAGCAGGTATCTACATAACCCTACTTACTGTAACTACAAAATAAAGGAAGAATAAATATCTCTTTTAACAGGAAAAAGACTGCTGCTAATCATTAAGATGTTATTCTGACAACAAGAATAAATATTTCTTTTACTCAGTGATATTATAATATATTTAAGCACGTCCACTGTTGCTACTGCAAGGCACTCTAATCAACTAAGTTTTTCATTCTGATCTACTAGTGAGAAAAATAAAATCCTACCGGATAGGGTAGTTAATCATCAAGATGTTGTTCTGACGACAAGAATCGTTGATTGCCTCAGAATTTATTCCCCAATTAATGCGCTCACTTTCACTTTGGAAATTCAGGACAGCAGTAATACCCTGGTGCCTTTTAAAATGTCAGAAACTTAACTGAATGGTAAAAGGCCAGGTACAAATTGAACAAATAAGATTTCTGTTCATTGTGCTATGTCAGTGAACCTACCACCGTCTCTGATAACATCTTCACATCCTTTTGTGTTTGTATGCATGATCCAACATATATTTGCTCAGTAATCTGTGACAAAATACATCGAATATTCAAAGATTGCTATGCTGATTGACAGACTAGTCCTAAAGTCTTGAAAGGAAATGCATAGCACCTTCATCACTTCATGTAGTATACATAGCAAAAGAAGAAGAGGATAAAGAATTATTTACCGACCTTGCTGTATTGCATACCAAGTGAATGATTATAGTACAGTTCACCTTTAGCACGGTCTAGGGCTTTAATGTACTCCTCCAAAGGAAAACTACCATGTGCCCATTCAGCATCCATGTCATCCTCATCAGAGTAAAAGCCAACAATCTCACTCATCCAATTTGCAAGGTTCGTACTCCTCCTATTGAGTCCGTCTTTCTCACTAGATAAAAGCGCCCATCCTTGGGAACTTAGTAGCCTTGGGGAAAATACAGCAAAACCAGATTTCCCATTTCCTGGAGATGATTTATTCAGCTTTGAGGACAACATAGCACTATTCCAGGTCGGAAGAGAAACCCTCCCTCTGTTAAATAGGATATGATAATCTTCATTTTGATGCAACTGGTGTATTGGATAAGGCGCAACTGGCCTTTCAAGGACAAGATTGCATGGTCCTGACTCTTGGTTTAGAACCATCCTGCAGATACATTACAGAAAACATATGACCAAACAAATAAGTGCAAGTTCAAACTTCTAAGAGTGACCACTAGTTACATCCTACTTTCAGAGATTCAACATTAGTAAGTTTAATTAAGGATGCTGAAACCACTAATGTTTTGATGGAATGGTACAGTTGGAGCATGTACAATGCAGAGTGCTTATGTGCGACTCAGTTCGCCACATCATTATTCACCTACAAATCTTATCTCCTGCAATGCAAGCATCTCTTTGTAGGTGCTTAGATGATTTATTAAATATCAACTGGTACTAGTTAAATGCATATGTGCCTCCGAAGCATGGGTGCCTAATCAACCACTCACCCTTTATAATAAAAAAACTCCTTGAAATGCGAAGTGTTGCTGAGACACGCATCTTTTTAAAGCGGAGGGTGTATTATGGTTAAAGTATGCCCGTACCACATGGTTTTGAGATGTCATACAGTTATGAGTTGACACCACATATTTGCTATAGGTTGCAACAGATATACAGGATAACATAGCTAATATCAAACAGAAAACCTCCTATCTAGCACAATGATCTTTCTGTGATACTTGAAGAATACGAAGAAGGTTTCAGCAATAGAAACTTTACTAGTGCCATACTCCGTGTCACCTAGGTCTTTTATGCGAACAAGACCCTCATTGTGGTCAGTGCCTGCCTTCTTGAGAGTGTCCCCAACCATTATGATCCGCGACTTCTCCGCATTtccctgcagcagcagcagcagcagcaacaacagttaGTAAATTTGCAAAAGCCTTCCAAATCAGAGATGGCCATAGCACACAGTTCAGATAGATAGTTCATTCACAGCGATAAATGCAGAGAAACAGCTCTGATGTTCTGGACAAGTTGGCAGTATGTCTGTCAGTAATTCAGTATCCCTCTGGCGTAGATTAGTGGCAATTCGAGTGGAAAAGATCAACTGAAGGAAAAAGTGAGGAACAGAAAGAATGACGTTGCAAGGTCGAATTTTTACCCCTCTCTTGAGAGAGTGCACGAAGACGCGGCCGTCGACGGCGAGCGCGAAGCGGAGGCCGAGCGGGCGGTCGACGGCGACCATGTACTCGTTGAGGTtcatcctccccgccgccgccgtgggcccctcctcctcctcctcctcctggccgcccTCCGAGGCCGCCACGACGgccagccccctcctcctcccaccatTGCGCCTTCTGGAAGAGGAGGCGGCGCGGACGCtggacgccggcggcggcggcggcgccgctggCCCGACTCTGACGCGACCCCGTGGGGTGAGGAGGGCAATGCTTGAAGGGGGCATGAGGCTGAGCGCCATGATTTGGGGATTGGATCGGGCGGCGGTGCTGATCGGGGGCGGAATGCCGGAGCGGAGCGGCGCGGGATCAGAGGGGCATGGGGATGGGAAGTGTGTGGAAAGAAACTGTGAGCGGAAGCAAAGGGAAGAGTACCACGTGCAGACATGGGAGACATGCTCCCATGCTCCCCGGCCATCTCGGCCGTTGGATCTCTCCCATGCTCTCGGGTTAGATCTTAGATTCAATGGCCTTATAGGGATAAAATAAACAAAGCTTTTTAAGTACCGGTGCTTATTTACGAGTGAAGTATCTAATTAAACATTTATTCTCTATATATAAGCACTTTGCGCGGCTAGTAGGGTGACCCTGCATGCTCATTGAAATTTTCTAAATCATTTACAACTCCATAATTCTCGAAACAACTTGTATATTTCGATCAAGTCCATGCATGATAATACGTGTGCCAATTGCTCGAGATGGCCTTCTGGCAAATGGATTTATTGTGCAAGTTGTCACAACACCGATTTGTACGTTAAATGTTAGTTAAAGTTTTTGTCATGTGCAGCTTATGGAACCGGTCGAACGAACAAACACAACAACTCTCTATTTTATGTTTCTTTCTTTCACATGAACACACTGCTTTCTTACCTGACACTCGATGGAAGATAAAACATAAAGGATGTTCAATTACTAATGTGGTCCATGATGTCACCATTACATCAGCACATGCAATGTAGTCCGAGCTACTATTTCTTCTTGGTATGTTGCCCTTTGGTCGGACCATTATAGTTAGGTCCACCATATAACCGATGAATGGGAAGATTCAGTCTTTTTTTTGGCGAAAACAGTATAACTTAATATGTAGGCCACCATTGATGTTTTCAATTTATTCTTGTTGGAATTCTGAAGAAGACGCATATCTTTTTTTAGGTTCATCCAAGATTTTTCCCTGCAAAGATATTTTTATCGTGAGTTTTTTTTTGGTGCATACCATTCATGTATTAAGAGTGTGATAATGCTTCTTTTGGATTACAAAGTAAGATCGGGCGTGACTTTGGTCTAAAGAACTTTTACTTTAGTAAGTGGGCTTTATTAAGAGAGATGCATATACTAAGGGCAGTGCTGGGCGCCGGCGCACAAGCCGAACCGTTCGGCCGGTCGACACCTAGCCGTCAGATGTGCGTTTTATCAGCCGTTTGATTGAGCTCCTTTTTTTCTTTGTCCTCCCCGCATCTCCCACCTCACGCCGCCGCACGCCAGACGCGAAAGAACCCTCCGCCAGACGACTGAGCCCCCGCTGACCCCACCCCTCCCCCGCCATGGACGAGCTCGACGCCGGCCTCGAAGCTCACCGCCACTCCATTCTCGCTTTCGGGGGGCAGCCCCGGTTCCCAGAAAAAAAATCCATCGCCACCGTTGAGCAACGCCGCCATGAATGGAAGTAGCAAAAATTGACTtcggttccagcaaaatcaaacATGATTGTAGCAATAAAAAATTGACCGGAGAAAACAGGGATGTAGCATCTTGTGAGAATGAATGTAGCAATCATCAATACCTATGGTAAGAAAAACTGACAAAAAGGTTGCATCAAAAGACACAGTCGTGGGTCTCGCATGTTCATGGAGATGGGATGTAGCAAAAATTCGACAAACACCGGCAGTAACAAAAAAGCAACATAGTTGTAGCAAAATCGttagccggttccagcaaaaatacgGT
This DNA window, taken from Triticum aestivum cultivar Chinese Spring chromosome 1D, IWGSC CS RefSeq v2.1, whole genome shotgun sequence, encodes the following:
- the LOC123183342 gene encoding phosphoglucan phosphatase LSF1, chloroplastic isoform X1 translates to MALSLMPPSSIALLTPRGRVRVGPAAPPPPPASSVRAASSSRRRNGGRRRGLAVVAASEGGQEEEEEEGPTAAAGRMNLNEYMVAVDRPLGLRFALAVDGRVFVHSLKRGGNAEKSRIIMVGDTLKKAGTDHNEGLVRIKDLGDTEMVLNQESGPCNLVLERPVAPYPIHQLHQNEDYHILFNRGRVSLPTWNSAMLSSKLNKSSPGNGKSGFAVFSPRLLSSQGWALLSSEKDGLNRRSTNLANWMSEIVGFYSDEDDMDAEWAHGSFPLEEYIKALDRAKGELYYNHSLGMQYSKITEQIYVGSCIQTQKDVKMLSETVGITAVLNFQSESERINWGINSEAINDSCRQNNILMINYPIREVDSMDLRKKLPFCVGLLLRLIRKNYRIYVTCTTGYDRSPACVIAYLHWVQDTPLHIAHKFITGLHSCRPDRAAIVWATWDLIALVENGRHDGTPTHSVCFVWNNGREGEDVELVGDFTSNWKDKLKCNHKGGSRYEAEVRLRHGKYYYKFIVGGNWRHSSLLPSETDEHGNVNNVIRVGDIARIRPAPSQLQIKDPSVVKVIERALTEDERFSLAFAARLMAFAICPIRLAPKQ
- the LOC123183342 gene encoding phosphoglucan phosphatase LSF1, chloroplastic isoform X2: MVLNQESGPCNLVLERPVAPYPIHQLHQNEDYHILFNRGRVSLPTWNSAMLSSKLNKSSPGNGKSGFAVFSPRLLSSQGWALLSSEKDGLNRRSTNLANWMSEIVGFYSDEDDMDAEWAHGSFPLEEYIKALDRAKGELYYNHSLGMQYSKITEQIYVGSCIQTQKDVKMLSETVGITAVLNFQSESERINWGINSEAINDSCRQNNILMINYPIREVDSMDLRKKLPFCVGLLLRLIRKNYRIYVTCTTGYDRSPACVIAYLHWVQDTPLHIAHKFITGLHSCRPDRAAIVWATWDLIALVENGRHDGTPTHSVCFVWNNGREGEDVELVGDFTSNWKDKLKCNHKGGSRYEAEVRLRHGKYYYKFIVGGNWRHSSLLPSETDEHGNVNNVIRVGDIARIRPAPSQLQIKDPSVVKVIERALTEDERFSLAFAARLMAFAICPIRLAPKQ